The following proteins are co-located in the Sulfurovum sp. TSL6 genome:
- a CDS encoding 4Fe-4S dicluster domain-containing protein, with product MYYVAKVDADKCAEYKCNTCTLYCPEANTLMFDKEGNTSWVDEDRCKGCALCVYVCSDMLDRNCITMEMAGHEE from the coding sequence ATGTATTATGTAGCAAAAGTAGACGCAGACAAGTGTGCTGAATATAAATGTAACACGTGTACTTTATATTGTCCAGAAGCGAATACGCTTATGTTCGATAAAGAAGGTAACACATCTTGGGTAGATGAAGATAGATGTAAAGGGTGTGCACTTTGTGTATACGTTTGTTCTGACATGCTTGATCGTAATTGTATTACAATGGAAATGGCTGGTCACGAAGAGTAA
- the tig gene encoding trigger factor, producing the protein MKVTVEKVDDINYIISGTVENSVIEDKVAKLKEEAAKKPNDEKSTDENIEQDAAGQVFQDFISAGIKEGNLNVENLLGQPGLKKYEQQDDSIYFEVEVAVSPEIDVDIDYKDIAPTYTKPTASPEAVEAKLAEFAQKQAPFTKLDEPKPIENGDVAVIDFTGYINGKPFEGGSAEKFNIQVGSNKFIPGFEEQLVGMEYGEERDVIVTFPKDYSADDLAGKEAKFVVKLHEIQEQKPETIDDAFAKKVLNNETATVETLKKQFAEQTTAEELSQIYMRELKPKIVEALLEKFDFTLPNNIVEQEIDAKVREKTRGFSEEQHKAYMEDKGKFKELRESVRDEARKSIKLALIVEALAKKEGIDVHEQEVIAALGYQATMTGQDPQALLKYYQDNNLMTSAKMGLTEDKLFGHILGFHKA; encoded by the coding sequence GTGAAAGTTACAGTAGAAAAAGTAGATGATATAAACTACATTATAAGTGGTACAGTTGAGAACAGTGTGATTGAAGACAAGGTTGCTAAACTTAAAGAAGAAGCAGCCAAAAAGCCCAATGATGAAAAGTCTACAGATGAAAATATTGAACAGGATGCAGCAGGACAAGTCTTTCAAGACTTTATCAGTGCTGGAATTAAAGAAGGTAATTTAAATGTTGAAAATCTTTTGGGGCAACCTGGGCTTAAAAAATATGAGCAACAAGATGATTCCATTTACTTTGAAGTAGAAGTAGCGGTGAGCCCTGAAATCGATGTAGACATTGATTACAAGGATATCGCACCGACTTACACAAAACCTACGGCAAGCCCTGAAGCTGTAGAAGCTAAACTTGCAGAATTCGCTCAAAAACAAGCACCATTTACCAAGCTAGATGAACCAAAGCCTATTGAAAATGGTGATGTTGCTGTGATCGATTTTACAGGGTATATTAATGGTAAACCTTTTGAAGGCGGTAGTGCAGAGAAGTTTAATATTCAAGTGGGTTCCAACAAGTTTATTCCAGGATTTGAAGAGCAGCTTGTAGGTATGGAATACGGCGAAGAAAGAGATGTTATCGTCACCTTTCCAAAAGATTATTCAGCAGATGATTTAGCGGGTAAAGAAGCTAAATTTGTTGTAAAACTGCATGAAATTCAGGAGCAAAAACCAGAGACGATAGATGATGCTTTTGCAAAAAAAGTATTAAATAATGAAACAGCAACAGTTGAGACACTGAAGAAACAATTTGCAGAACAAACCACTGCTGAAGAACTGTCACAAATTTATATGCGTGAACTTAAGCCAAAAATTGTTGAAGCTTTACTTGAAAAATTTGATTTCACCTTACCTAATAACATCGTAGAACAAGAGATCGATGCAAAAGTCCGTGAAAAGACAAGAGGATTCAGTGAAGAGCAACATAAAGCGTATATGGAGGACAAGGGTAAATTTAAAGAGCTTAGAGAATCTGTACGTGATGAAGCAAGAAAAAGTATCAAGTTGGCGCTTATAGTTGAAGCCTTAGCTAAAAAAGAGGGTATTGATGTACATGAACAAGAGGTCATTGCTGCACTAGGATACCAAGCTACGATGACAGGTCAAGATCCACAGGCATTATTAAAGTACTACCAAGATAACAACTTGATGACATCAGCGAAAATGGGACTCACAGAAGATAAACTGTTTGGGCATATACTTGGGTTTCATAAAGCATAA